A DNA window from Desulfobacterales bacterium contains the following coding sequences:
- a CDS encoding dihydrolipoamide acetyltransferase family protein encodes MAEFRMPSLGSDMMAGTLIEWRVKPGDRVRRRDVVAVVETDKAAIEIEVYEDGIIETLLIQPGQKVPVGAVMAIIRTETALQAPSPDQASVADMPRLSAGKENPPLPRKATTPPSITAAGTGRIKASPYARKLAAAGAVDLAALAGTGPDGAIRAADIQKALSQTAGKAPQPRIAEQPVNKDYTAAMRRAIAAAMTRSKREIPHYYLKTRIDMSRVLRWLESENIKRPIKDRMLPIVPLIRAVALALGDVPELNGFWIDDHHRISEAIHIGFVISLRQGGLIAPALLNADQKCPDELMASLRDLIIRARSGGLRSSEMTDATVTITSLGDLGVEAVYGIIYPPQVALVGFGKTMEQPWAENGMLGVRPGLTATLSADHRATDGHRGAQFLDALNRYLQEPSKL; translated from the coding sequence ATGGCTGAATTTCGCATGCCCAGTTTGGGCTCGGACATGATGGCGGGCACGCTCATAGAATGGCGGGTAAAGCCCGGTGATCGCGTCCGTCGAAGGGATGTTGTTGCCGTCGTTGAAACGGACAAGGCGGCCATCGAGATCGAGGTATACGAAGACGGCATCATTGAAACGCTTCTGATTCAGCCGGGCCAAAAAGTCCCCGTGGGTGCGGTCATGGCCATTATTCGAACAGAGACCGCGTTACAGGCCCCATCGCCGGATCAGGCGTCCGTGGCGGATATGCCTCGGTTATCGGCAGGGAAAGAAAATCCTCCCCTCCCGCGCAAAGCGACCACCCCTCCGTCCATCACGGCCGCAGGCACCGGGCGAATCAAAGCCTCCCCCTATGCACGCAAACTGGCTGCCGCGGGTGCCGTTGACCTTGCCGCCCTTGCGGGAACCGGCCCGGACGGCGCCATCCGCGCGGCGGACATTCAAAAGGCCCTGTCTCAGACAGCGGGAAAAGCCCCTCAACCGCGGATCGCAGAACAACCCGTCAATAAAGATTATACGGCTGCCATGCGTCGGGCCATTGCCGCCGCCATGACCCGCTCCAAACGGGAAATCCCCCACTACTATCTAAAAACGCGCATTGATATGAGCCGCGTATTGCGTTGGCTGGAATCGGAAAATATCAAGCGCCCGATCAAGGACCGGATGCTGCCTATCGTCCCGCTCATTCGGGCGGTAGCGCTGGCGCTGGGGGATGTTCCGGAACTCAATGGCTTCTGGATTGACGACCACCATCGCATATCGGAAGCAATCCATATCGGCTTTGTGATCTCCCTTCGCCAGGGCGGGCTGATCGCACCGGCCCTTCTCAATGCGGATCAAAAATGTCCGGATGAACTGATGGCGTCCCTGAGGGATCTGATTATACGCGCTCGTTCCGGCGGGTTGCGCAGTTCCGAAATGACGGATGCCACCGTCACCATCACCAGCTTGGGCGATCTCGGGGTCGAGGCGGTTTACGGCATCATTTACCCGCCCCAGGTGGCGCTGGTGGGATTCGGCAAGACCATGGAGCAACCTTGGGCCGAAAACGGCATGCTCGGGGTACGGCCGGGATTGACGGCGACCCTTTCCGCGGACCACCGGGCAACCGACGGCCATCGCGGCGCTCAGTTCTTGGATGCTTTAAACCGTTACCTTCAGGAGCCTTCAAAACTATGA
- a CDS encoding phosphopantetheine-binding protein, which translates to MNNDEIKNVIFGILKQIAPEQDPGALGPDENIRKTLDIDSFDALNFFVHIDEKLGVNVPEADYGKLNTLSEILSYLSCRLG; encoded by the coding sequence ATGAACAATGATGAGATTAAAAACGTCATATTCGGAATACTTAAGCAGATTGCGCCCGAGCAGGACCCGGGCGCCCTGGGGCCGGATGAAAACATACGCAAAACTCTCGATATCGATTCCTTCGATGCTCTGAATTTCTTTGTCCACATCGATGAGAAACTCGGCGTTAACGTCCCCGAGGCGGATTATGGAAAGCTCAATACCCTATCGGAAATCCTCAGTTATCTTTCCTGCCGCTTGGGGTGA